A genomic segment from uncultured Marinifilum sp. encodes:
- the istB gene encoding IS21-like element helper ATPase IstB codes for MKLLDQIKNYADILRLTKMKNEPEVLLHQAQIDKPSYQEFTLQLLQREVQHRKKTDLDRRMKLARLPKDHNLDKYDFNMANGMTVPQLKQLRELLWMEQNYNLILMGPSGTGKTYVAGGLVSDAVKSGHKAYFITMEELITVLKLKEMTSSALNTYNRLLKSHLVAIDDIMLFPIKKHEALAFFNLINHLHEQTSVIITTNKSPQQWAEMLDDEVLATALLDRLLFKCEVVKLEGKSYRMENRKTIFEQQSTL; via the coding sequence ATGAAGCTATTAGATCAAATTAAAAACTATGCCGATATTTTACGGCTGACAAAGATGAAGAACGAACCAGAAGTATTGCTTCATCAGGCACAGATAGACAAACCATCTTATCAGGAATTTACATTACAGCTCTTGCAAAGAGAGGTTCAGCACAGAAAGAAAACAGATCTTGACAGGAGAATGAAATTAGCCCGCCTGCCTAAAGATCACAACCTGGACAAGTATGACTTTAACATGGCAAATGGTATGACTGTGCCTCAATTGAAACAATTACGGGAATTATTATGGATGGAACAAAATTATAACCTGATACTAATGGGACCCTCAGGAACAGGAAAAACGTATGTTGCCGGCGGTTTGGTTAGCGATGCCGTAAAATCCGGTCATAAAGCTTATTTCATTACAATGGAGGAGTTAATAACGGTGCTAAAATTGAAAGAAATGACATCCAGTGCTCTCAATACCTATAACCGCCTTTTAAAGTCCCATTTAGTGGCCATAGACGATATAATGTTGTTCCCTATCAAGAAACATGAAGCTTTAGCCTTTTTTAATCTTATAAATCACCTGCACGAACAAACATCTGTAATAATCACAACAAATAAATCACCTCAGCAATGGGCAGAAATGCTCGATGATGAAGTATTGGCTACAGCATTATTGGATAGATTATTGTTTAAATGTGAGGTGGTAAAACTAGAAGGTAAAAGTTACAGAATGGAGAACAGGAAAACAATCTTTGAGCAGCAATCAACGCTCTGA
- a CDS encoding DUF3307 domain-containing protein — translation MLYQLLLLQLIAHLLGDFIFQPHIWTIQKKQKIVSCFHLWHVLVIFIFSFVLSFDFGFLPFAVILTLIHLATDIAKSYFQINGSKKDSFYFFTDQLVHILTLLIISTVYCSYFTPDFIYNIPLKYLAIALAFIFCAKPANIFIKNANPELI, via the coding sequence ATGCTATATCAATTACTTCTTTTACAACTTATTGCGCATTTACTGGGCGATTTTATTTTTCAGCCTCACATTTGGACAATTCAAAAGAAACAAAAAATAGTTAGCTGCTTTCATCTTTGGCATGTTTTGGTAATTTTTATTTTCTCCTTCGTTCTATCGTTCGATTTTGGTTTTCTCCCCTTTGCCGTAATTTTAACATTAATACATCTGGCTACCGATATTGCCAAAAGCTATTTTCAAATTAATGGCTCAAAAAAAGATAGTTTCTATTTTTTTACAGATCAGCTTGTGCACATTTTAACTCTACTAATAATTTCGACAGTTTACTGCAGCTATTTTACTCCTGATTTTATTTACAATATTCCTTTAAAATATTTGGCAATAGCCTTAGCTTTTATTTTTTGTGCTAAACCTGCCAATATATTTATTAAAAATGCGAATCCAGAGTTGATCTAA
- a CDS encoding YebC/PmpR family DNA-binding transcriptional regulator, with product MGRAFEFRKARKMKRWDKMAKAFTRIGKDIVIAVKEGGPDPASNARLRAVIQNAKAANMPKDNVERAIKKASSKEQKDFKEIVYEGYAPHGIAVLIETATDNHTRTVADVRSYFNKCKGSLGTAGSVEFMFEHKCHFKIENTGQDIEELELEVIDLGVDEVFAEEDGVMLYGGFSDFGKIQSYLEENEMTVISSGFERIPMDTKELSEDEVADVEKLLEKLEDNDDVQNVYHNMA from the coding sequence ATGGGAAGAGCATTCGAATTTAGAAAAGCGCGTAAGATGAAGCGTTGGGATAAGATGGCCAAAGCCTTTACCCGAATCGGTAAAGATATTGTTATTGCAGTAAAAGAAGGTGGTCCTGATCCGGCATCTAATGCTCGTTTGCGTGCGGTCATTCAAAATGCAAAGGCGGCCAACATGCCTAAAGATAATGTTGAAAGAGCCATTAAAAAGGCTTCGTCGAAAGAACAAAAAGATTTTAAAGAAATTGTTTACGAAGGATATGCACCTCATGGTATCGCTGTTCTTATTGAAACAGCTACCGATAATCATACAAGAACTGTTGCTGATGTGCGTTCTTATTTTAATAAATGCAAAGGGAGTTTAGGTACTGCTGGTAGTGTTGAATTTATGTTCGAGCATAAATGTCATTTTAAAATTGAAAATACAGGTCAGGATATTGAAGAACTTGAACTTGAAGTGATCGACCTTGGGGTTGATGAAGTTTTTGCGGAAGAAGATGGTGTAATGTTATATGGTGGTTTTTCCGATTTTGGGAAAATTCAATCTTACCTTGAGGAGAATGAAATGACTGTAATTTCTTCAGGCTTCGAAAGAATTCCTATGGATACCAAAGAATTATCTGAAGATGAGGTTGCCGATGTTGAAAAGTTGCTAGAGAAACTAGAAGACAACGACGATGTTCAAAACGTATATCACAATATGGCCTAA
- a CDS encoding enoyl-CoA hydratase-related protein has protein sequence MIFRYLKFEKRDRIGILTLNRPKALNALNECIFKELACFLKNQEYIQSIKVLLITGEGKAFIAGADIKAMQEYSPEEAYDFAEAGKAVFDQIAELDIPVIAAINGFALGGGLELAMACDIRIASEKARLGLPEVNLGLIPGFNGTQRLPQLAGTGNAMYLMMLGEGITASEAYQLGIIQKLTPPNQLMDIAIEMANVISFKSPNAIRLIKKMVRKGMGMNKQEASKMESKEFARLFNADQKERIEGVKAFLEKRQPNWE, from the coding sequence ATGATTTTTAGATATCTTAAATTTGAGAAAAGAGACAGAATCGGTATTCTAACTCTCAATCGTCCTAAAGCCTTAAATGCCTTAAACGAGTGCATTTTTAAAGAACTAGCCTGTTTTTTGAAAAATCAGGAATATATCCAATCCATAAAAGTTCTTCTTATAACAGGAGAAGGTAAAGCTTTTATAGCTGGAGCAGATATTAAAGCCATGCAAGAATATTCTCCCGAAGAAGCATACGATTTTGCTGAAGCTGGGAAAGCCGTTTTTGATCAAATTGCCGAACTGGATATTCCTGTTATAGCTGCCATTAATGGTTTTGCTCTTGGGGGAGGTTTAGAGCTGGCAATGGCTTGTGATATTCGAATAGCCAGTGAAAAAGCCCGTTTAGGATTGCCCGAAGTAAATTTAGGTTTAATTCCGGGCTTTAATGGCACGCAACGCCTACCACAACTAGCCGGAACAGGAAATGCTATGTATTTAATGATGCTTGGCGAAGGAATTACAGCCAGCGAAGCTTATCAACTTGGTATTATTCAAAAGTTAACACCCCCTAATCAGCTTATGGATATAGCCATAGAAATGGCCAATGTAATTTCATTTAAAAGTCCGAATGCTATTCGATTAATAAAAAAAATGGTGCGCAAAGGAATGGGAATGAATAAACAGGAAGCTAGTAAGATGGAGTCAAAAGAATTTGCTCGTCTTTTTAATGCCGATCAGAAAGAAAGAATAGAGGGGGTAAAAGCTTTTTTGGAGAAACGCCAACCAAATTGGGAGTAA
- a CDS encoding 3-hydroxyacyl-CoA dehydrogenase family protein, whose translation MDLIRKMENISVLGAAGKMGSGILVLLSLEMAKLKIGKKVDKEFVLNAIDVSQLALVNLLAYVKIQLVKYAEKNVVELRQWYKDHKDLCDNEEIINQFVDDVLVMIQTSTRIETAYNSQLIFEAIKEDKDLKVKLFSQIKQNNPEAWFLSNTSSIPIGEIEKKANLNKDIIGFHFYNPPVVQKLLEIIKPQNTNPNLTRLSLDLAKSMRKTVVHSRDIAGFIGNGHFMRDVLYALRKAEELAKTHGWAKAFFLLDTISRDLLIRPMGIFQLMDYVGLDVIQFILDSMQSSFPNETLSHAALNKLLNKEVKGGQFADGSQKDGIFKYQKGRIKEVYNLEIGKYVKTEAIEMDCAVMMGELPTLKIYWKSVVREQNKNELLDNFFKELHKIDSVGANIAIAYGENAKAIGQMLVDTNVAESAADVNTVMETGFFHAYGPINNYF comes from the coding sequence ATGGATCTAATCCGAAAAATGGAAAATATAAGTGTATTGGGCGCTGCTGGTAAAATGGGTAGTGGTATTTTGGTTTTGCTGTCATTAGAGATGGCAAAGCTCAAAATTGGCAAGAAAGTAGATAAAGAATTTGTTTTAAATGCTATTGATGTATCGCAATTGGCTTTAGTAAATCTACTTGCTTATGTTAAAATACAATTGGTGAAGTATGCAGAGAAAAATGTGGTCGAGTTACGACAATGGTATAAAGATCATAAGGATTTGTGCGATAATGAAGAAATTATTAATCAGTTTGTTGATGATGTATTGGTAATGATTCAGACTTCAACACGAATAGAAACAGCATATAATTCGCAATTAATTTTCGAAGCCATAAAAGAAGATAAAGATTTGAAGGTTAAATTGTTTTCGCAGATTAAACAAAATAATCCCGAGGCATGGTTTTTAAGTAATACTTCCTCAATTCCAATTGGAGAAATTGAGAAGAAAGCAAATTTAAATAAAGATATTATAGGATTTCATTTTTACAATCCTCCAGTAGTTCAAAAGTTATTGGAAATAATAAAACCCCAAAATACAAATCCGAATTTAACTCGCTTATCGCTCGATTTGGCCAAATCGATGAGGAAAACTGTGGTTCATTCAAGAGATATTGCAGGCTTTATTGGAAATGGTCATTTTATGCGCGATGTTCTTTATGCATTGCGTAAAGCAGAAGAGTTGGCTAAAACTCATGGCTGGGCTAAAGCATTTTTCTTGCTCGATACAATAAGTCGCGATTTGTTAATACGCCCAATGGGTATTTTTCAATTGATGGATTATGTGGGTTTAGATGTTATTCAATTTATTTTAGATAGTATGCAATCATCATTTCCAAACGAAACTTTATCGCATGCAGCATTAAATAAATTGCTAAATAAAGAAGTAAAAGGAGGACAGTTTGCAGATGGTTCTCAAAAAGATGGAATTTTTAAATATCAAAAAGGAAGAATAAAAGAGGTTTATAATCTAGAAATTGGAAAATATGTTAAAACCGAAGCAATTGAAATGGATTGTGCGGTAATGATGGGGGAACTTCCAACTCTAAAAATATATTGGAAATCTGTAGTTCGAGAGCAAAATAAAAATGAATTATTAGATAATTTTTTTAAAGAATTGCACAAAATTGATAGTGTTGGTGCGAATATAGCCATTGCTTATGGCGAAAATGCTAAGGCAATAGGACAGATGCTTGTTGATACAAATGTAGCTGAATCTGCAGCCGATGTAAATACGGTAATGGAAACAGGTTTTTTCCATGCCTACGGACCTATCAACAATTATTTCTAA
- a CDS encoding beta-ketoacyl synthase N-terminal-like domain-containing protein produces the protein MKTLRKKIYMLAGYNTVSMGTGRKEFHPKKDRPDLEDYIKEAGRATLSMIGGAVNVDEGVIGNFMASRFNKQANLPAFLPMIDAGLKYKPAVSVEGACASGGLALTTGMKSILAETADVVLALGFEVQNTMKAMYGADVLAGAGWKQTRKEGHAYFFPGVFSDRAGAYYEKYGREITRKAMAKWYCNAIENARLCETAQEYHNQNKDLEETANMPLNPKRFVDHLNVFDCSKVSDGASAIAIVSEEGLKKIGKEAKDAVEVLGFSHVVADITKKPEIMTSLTSMKDAVSKAICMAGISIDQLGTVEVHDCFSIAGIMATEAIGFAKEGKGPEFVLQGHTSRDGKVPFNTTGGLIGWGHPTGATGVHQAVTVWEQLTGKAGDAQINISKERPYALSVNMGGDDKSLVAIVYKRGE, from the coding sequence ATGAAAACCTTACGCAAAAAAATATACATGTTAGCTGGTTACAATACTGTTTCTATGGGAACCGGCAGAAAAGAATTTCATCCTAAAAAGGATCGCCCAGATTTGGAAGATTATATAAAAGAAGCTGGTCGTGCTACATTAAGTATGATTGGTGGAGCTGTAAATGTTGATGAGGGGGTAATAGGTAACTTTATGGCTTCACGTTTTAATAAGCAAGCAAATTTACCAGCATTTTTACCAATGATTGATGCAGGTTTAAAATACAAACCAGCAGTAAGTGTAGAAGGTGCTTGCGCTTCGGGAGGCTTAGCATTAACAACAGGTATGAAATCGATTTTGGCAGAAACAGCCGATGTTGTTCTTGCATTGGGGTTCGAAGTACAAAATACCATGAAAGCCATGTATGGAGCCGATGTTCTAGCTGGAGCAGGATGGAAGCAAACACGTAAAGAAGGTCATGCTTACTTTTTCCCAGGGGTTTTTAGCGATCGTGCCGGAGCTTACTATGAAAAATACGGACGGGAAATTACCCGTAAAGCAATGGCAAAATGGTATTGTAATGCAATTGAAAATGCAAGATTGTGTGAAACAGCTCAGGAATATCATAATCAAAACAAAGATTTAGAAGAGACAGCAAATATGCCTCTTAACCCAAAACGCTTTGTCGATCATTTAAATGTGTTCGATTGCTCAAAGGTTTCCGATGGAGCTTCTGCTATTGCCATTGTTTCGGAAGAGGGATTAAAGAAAATAGGTAAGGAAGCTAAAGATGCGGTCGAAGTGCTAGGTTTTTCTCATGTGGTGGCAGATATAACTAAAAAACCAGAGATAATGACCTCCTTAACAAGTATGAAAGATGCTGTTAGCAAGGCGATTTGTATGGCAGGCATTAGTATAGATCAATTGGGAACGGTTGAAGTACACGATTGTTTTTCTATTGCAGGAATTATGGCTACCGAGGCAATTGGTTTCGCCAAAGAAGGAAAAGGTCCAGAGTTCGTTTTGCAAGGACATACCTCAAGAGATGGGAAAGTTCCATTTAATACCACTGGTGGTTTAATTGGTTGGGGGCATCCAACAGGAGCAACTGGAGTGCATCAGGCGGTAACTGTTTGGGAACAATTAACGGGGAAAGCAGGCGATGCTCAAATTAATATTAGTAAAGAAAGACCGTATGCATTGTCTGTAAATATGGGAGGAGATGATAAATCTCTTGTGGCAATTGTTTACAAAAGAGGAGAGTAA
- a CDS encoding acyl-CoA dehydrogenase, whose translation MNFEFTEEQLMIRDAARDFAQRELLPGVIERDDKAIYPTQQVKRLGELGFLGMLVDQKYDGGGMDTISYVLAMEEISKVDSSVSVIMSVNNSLVCWGVQKYGSEEQKQKFLKPMARGEKIGAFLLSEPEAGSDATSQRTTAADMGDYYLLNGTKNWITNGKSASTYIVIAQTHSELKHKGINALLVDANSDGISVGPHENKMGMRASDTHSVMFNNVKVPKENRLGDEGFGFKLAMKSLEGGRIGIASQALGIASGAYELALKYAQERKTFGKEIIQHQAIAFKLADMATEIEAARFFCLKAAWLKDQGKPYGQASAMAKLYAAETAMKVTTEAVQIHGGYGYVKEYHVERLMRDAKLTQIYEGTSEIQKIVISRNLVTE comes from the coding sequence ATGAATTTTGAATTTACCGAAGAGCAATTGATGATTCGAGATGCTGCACGTGATTTTGCACAGCGAGAATTATTGCCTGGCGTTATCGAAAGAGATGATAAAGCAATATATCCTACCCAACAAGTTAAACGATTAGGCGAACTTGGATTTTTAGGAATGTTGGTAGATCAGAAATATGATGGAGGCGGAATGGACACAATCTCTTATGTATTGGCAATGGAGGAAATTTCAAAAGTGGATTCCTCTGTTTCTGTAATTATGTCGGTAAATAATTCTTTGGTGTGCTGGGGTGTGCAAAAGTATGGAAGCGAAGAACAAAAACAGAAATTTTTAAAACCAATGGCTCGGGGCGAGAAAATAGGTGCTTTCCTATTGTCCGAACCTGAAGCTGGTTCGGATGCTACATCGCAAAGAACTACGGCTGCTGATATGGGGGATTATTATCTGCTTAATGGTACCAAAAATTGGATTACCAACGGAAAATCAGCATCTACATATATTGTTATTGCACAAACTCATTCAGAATTAAAACACAAAGGAATTAATGCATTATTGGTTGATGCAAATTCAGATGGAATTTCAGTCGGACCGCATGAAAATAAAATGGGAATGCGTGCTTCGGATACTCATTCGGTAATGTTTAATAATGTTAAAGTCCCAAAAGAAAACAGATTGGGAGATGAGGGGTTCGGCTTTAAACTGGCAATGAAATCCTTAGAAGGTGGACGAATTGGAATTGCTTCTCAGGCATTGGGAATTGCTTCTGGGGCTTATGAATTGGCTTTAAAATATGCTCAGGAAAGAAAGACCTTTGGGAAAGAAATTATTCAACATCAGGCAATTGCTTTTAAATTGGCTGATATGGCTACAGAAATTGAGGCTGCAAGATTTTTTTGCTTAAAGGCTGCTTGGTTAAAAGATCAGGGAAAACCTTATGGACAAGCTAGTGCAATGGCAAAATTGTATGCTGCCGAAACCGCTATGAAGGTAACTACCGAAGCGGTTCAGATACATGGTGGTTATGGCTATGTGAAAGAATATCATGTGGAACGCCTAATGCGTGATGCGAAATTAACACAGATATACGAAGGAACTTCTGAAATACAAAAAATAGTTATTTCCAGAAACTTAGTGACAGAGTAA
- a CDS encoding electron transfer flavoprotein subunit beta/FixA family protein encodes MKILVCISNVPDTTTKVKFKQENTLFDDSGIQWIINPWDELALTRALELKENAENPVDEVCVINVGSTQTDATLRKALAIGADKAIRIDACAADAYHVAGQIAEFLKENPYDIVFSGIESIDYNGSSVGAMIAEFMNYPGISSVIHIDFDDTDIVLHRAIPGGKQKLKTEVPFVAIVQKGITNEPRIPAMRGIMMARKKPLEVKPAAEIDVLTKLVKFELPQAKGACKMIEAEQAEHIVELLKNEAKVL; translated from the coding sequence ATGAAGATACTGGTTTGTATAAGTAATGTGCCGGATACCACAACTAAGGTGAAGTTTAAACAAGAAAATACCTTATTTGATGATTCAGGGATTCAATGGATAATAAATCCATGGGACGAGTTGGCTCTAACAAGAGCTTTGGAATTGAAAGAGAATGCTGAAAATCCTGTTGATGAGGTTTGTGTTATTAATGTTGGATCTACCCAAACAGATGCAACTTTAAGAAAGGCTTTGGCAATTGGTGCCGATAAAGCAATTCGAATTGATGCGTGTGCAGCAGATGCTTATCATGTAGCTGGGCAAATTGCAGAGTTCCTCAAAGAAAATCCTTATGATATTGTTTTTAGTGGGATAGAATCCATCGATTACAATGGGTCTTCAGTTGGTGCAATGATTGCTGAGTTTATGAATTATCCTGGAATATCATCTGTTATTCATATTGATTTTGATGATACTGATATTGTATTGCATCGGGCAATTCCTGGCGGAAAACAAAAATTAAAGACAGAAGTTCCTTTTGTAGCAATTGTTCAAAAGGGAATTACAAACGAACCAAGAATTCCAGCCATGAGAGGTATCATGATGGCGCGTAAAAAACCATTAGAGGTAAAGCCTGCTGCTGAGATTGATGTATTAACTAAATTGGTAAAATTTGAACTCCCGCAAGCCAAAGGTGCCTGCAAAATGATTGAGGCAGAACAAGCAGAACACATAGTTGAGCTGCTAAAGAATGAAGCTAAGGTACTTTAA
- a CDS encoding electron transfer flavoprotein subunit alpha/FixB family protein — MSVIAFAKNWNGKFKSSTYELVSYSKKLASDLNIDLVVVSIGEVDKEELKSLGKYGANRIISVNDPKMNILTSRVYADVLAKITKKENANVILLNDNNSGKAIAPRISVKMKAGLVAAVQELPVSLNPFIVKKRVFSGKAFGHVQIDSPIKVITIAKNCFGLVENSVESVIEEYIPEVDTALFKVQVLEEEEQKNKVILSDADVVISAGRGMRSPDNWGPVEDLAKVLNAATACSRPVSDEGWRGHEEHVGQTGKVIAPNLYIAAGISGAIQHVAGISRSKCIVAINTDPEAPIFGVADYGIVGDAMEILPRLSEAFKNSKA; from the coding sequence ATGTCAGTAATAGCATTTGCCAAAAATTGGAACGGAAAATTTAAAAGCTCTACCTATGAATTGGTTTCCTACTCAAAAAAACTTGCTAGCGATTTAAATATTGATCTTGTAGTAGTTTCAATTGGAGAGGTAGACAAAGAGGAGCTTAAAAGTTTAGGGAAATATGGAGCAAATAGAATTATTTCTGTTAATGATCCTAAAATGAATATATTAACAAGTCGTGTTTATGCGGATGTACTCGCAAAAATAACTAAAAAGGAAAACGCTAATGTTATTTTGTTAAATGATAACAATAGTGGGAAAGCAATTGCTCCAAGAATATCAGTTAAAATGAAAGCAGGATTGGTTGCTGCTGTTCAGGAATTACCTGTATCTCTTAATCCATTTATTGTAAAAAAAAGAGTGTTTTCGGGTAAGGCTTTCGGACATGTTCAAATCGATTCTCCCATAAAAGTGATCACAATTGCTAAAAATTGTTTCGGCCTTGTTGAAAACTCTGTTGAATCTGTAATTGAAGAATATATTCCAGAAGTAGATACGGCATTGTTTAAAGTTCAGGTTTTGGAAGAAGAAGAGCAGAAAAATAAAGTGATTCTTTCAGATGCTGATGTGGTAATTTCTGCTGGTCGTGGAATGAGAAGCCCCGATAATTGGGGACCTGTTGAAGATCTGGCAAAGGTTTTAAATGCAGCAACTGCCTGTTCTCGTCCGGTTTCCGATGAAGGATGGCGCGGACATGAAGAGCATGTTGGACAAACTGGAAAAGTAATTGCTCCAAATTTATACATAGCAGCAGGTATTTCAGGTGCGATACAACACGTGGCAGGTATTAGCCGAAGCAAATGTATTGTGGCAATTAATACCGATCCCGAAGCGCCTATTTTTGGAGTTGCCGACTATGGAATTGTTGGCGATGCTATGGAGATATTACCCAGATTAAGCGAGGCATTCAAAAACTCTAAGGCCTGA
- a CDS encoding 4Fe-4S dicluster domain-containing protein has translation MTKQIIFSITLLITFGVFAYSLKRLWSFFKLTKPFYPIRNIGARISHTLNVAFGQTKIFRKPVIGLMHALVFWGFLVITLGSIEMVIDGLSGADRLFAFTGWFYDIVMGSGDVFALLILVFIKLFSIRRMFMKVKRFSGVEMTSKANWDAQISLFFIGFLMVSLICFNMGYISNHPNGYEGVYPVSAFLVNLFGWNFGWLQEPAWWIHILLIFTFANYLPYSKHFHVFLSIPNVFLANLEPITKYPNLESITREVKLMLDPEAAYDEDAEVARFGVKDIEDISWKNYMDSLSCTQCGRCTDVCPANITGKLLSPRKIFVDVRKRMDEKGPLAILGKEDNKSLLRDYISEEEIWACTTCNACVQECPIDISHPNLIMDMRRYLVMEEASAPAELNTMFNNIENNGAPWQFSSEDRLKWTEG, from the coding sequence ATGACAAAACAAATCATCTTTAGCATTACATTATTAATCACTTTCGGTGTTTTTGCATATTCGCTTAAACGATTGTGGTCATTTTTTAAACTAACCAAGCCATTTTATCCAATTCGAAACATTGGAGCGCGAATCTCACATACTTTAAATGTTGCATTCGGACAAACAAAGATATTTCGTAAACCAGTAATTGGTTTAATGCATGCTCTTGTGTTTTGGGGGTTTTTGGTAATAACATTGGGAAGCATCGAAATGGTAATTGATGGACTCTCGGGTGCCGATAGGCTTTTTGCCTTTACAGGATGGTTTTATGACATTGTTATGGGCTCTGGTGATGTGTTTGCACTCTTAATACTTGTTTTTATTAAACTATTTAGTATTCGCCGCATGTTTATGAAGGTAAAGAGGTTTTCTGGGGTGGAAATGACTAGTAAAGCAAACTGGGATGCGCAAATTTCCTTGTTTTTTATAGGATTTTTAATGGTTTCCCTAATTTGTTTCAATATGGGATACATTAGTAATCATCCAAATGGATATGAAGGGGTTTATCCTGTTTCTGCTTTTCTGGTTAATTTATTTGGATGGAATTTTGGCTGGCTGCAGGAACCTGCTTGGTGGATTCATATATTATTGATATTTACTTTTGCGAATTATTTGCCGTATTCTAAGCATTTTCATGTATTTCTATCTATTCCGAATGTATTTCTTGCCAATTTGGAGCCAATTACGAAGTATCCAAATTTAGAAAGCATTACTCGCGAAGTAAAATTAATGTTAGATCCGGAAGCTGCTTACGATGAGGATGCTGAAGTTGCTCGATTTGGTGTTAAAGATATTGAAGACATTAGCTGGAAAAATTATATGGATTCTCTATCATGTACACAGTGTGGGCGTTGTACAGATGTTTGTCCTGCAAATATTACTGGAAAACTTCTATCGCCAAGAAAAATATTTGTTGATGTACGAAAACGTATGGACGAAAAAGGACCACTAGCAATATTAGGCAAAGAAGATAATAAATCCCTCTTGCGTGATTATATTTCTGAAGAAGAAATTTGGGCTTGTACAACTTGTAATGCTTGCGTTCAGGAATGTCCAATTGATATCAGCCATCCAAACCTAATTATGGATATGAGAAGATATTTGGTAATGGAAGAGGCATCGGCTCCTGCAGAATTAAATACCATGTTTAACAATATTGAAAACAACGGAGCACCATGGCAATTTTCTTCCGAAGATAGATTGAAATGGACCGAAGGGTAA
- a CDS encoding (Fe-S)-binding protein, protein MTDIKLHVPVMADLAAKGETPEYLYWVGCAGAFDDRYQKVARAFAKILNHLDVSYAVLGKEESCTGDPAKRAGNEMLFQMQAMQNIEVLNGYGVKKIICTCPHCFNTLKNEYPELGGNYEVINYTVFIDEMIRTGKLNLGNNPFKGETITYHDPCYLGRGNKIYDAPRNVIKAVFGEVKEMKRARSSALCCGAGGAQMFKEAEKGNKEVNIERTEEVIDTKVDKVASACPFCMTMLTDGIKLKHQEENLQNLDVAEIVEKALGL, encoded by the coding sequence ATGACAGATATAAAACTACACGTTCCGGTAATGGCCGATTTAGCAGCCAAAGGAGAAACTCCTGAATATTTGTATTGGGTAGGTTGTGCCGGAGCATTCGATGATAGATATCAAAAAGTGGCAAGAGCATTTGCTAAAATTCTTAATCACCTGGATGTGAGTTATGCAGTGCTAGGAAAAGAAGAAAGTTGTACTGGCGATCCTGCCAAAAGAGCAGGAAATGAGATGCTTTTTCAAATGCAAGCCATGCAAAATATTGAAGTATTGAATGGATATGGTGTAAAAAAAATTATTTGCACTTGTCCTCATTGCTTTAACACGTTAAAGAATGAATATCCAGAATTAGGTGGTAATTACGAAGTAATCAACTATACTGTTTTTATAGATGAGATGATTCGTACTGGTAAGTTGAATTTGGGAAATAACCCTTTTAAAGGAGAAACAATTACTTATCACGATCCGTGTTACTTAGGGCGAGGAAATAAGATTTATGATGCCCCAAGGAATGTTATTAAAGCAGTTTTTGGAGAAGTAAAAGAGATGAAACGCGCACGAAGTTCTGCCCTTTGTTGTGGTGCTGGTGGTGCTCAAATGTTTAAAGAAGCCGAAAAGGGAAACAAAGAGGTAAATATTGAACGTACCGAGGAGGTAATAGATACTAAAGTTGATAAAGTTGCTTCTGCTTGTCCTTTTTGCATGACAATGCTTACAGACGGTATTAAATTAAAACATCAAGAGGAAAATTTGCAAAATTTAGATGTGGCAGAGATTGTAGAGAAGGCATTGGGATTGTAG